Proteins from one Nitrobacteraceae bacterium AZCC 2146 genomic window:
- a CDS encoding aromatic ring hydroxylase (product_source=COG2368; cath_funfam=1.20.140.10; cog=COG2368; pfam=PF03241; superfamily=47203), with the protein MCRDQWWKTPSHTYGNHQAQARFATKLRFLLGMTEKMNEATGNDAAPPVMVQMGELPALASIVEGMHLAQEALATFDDEGVLWPSKSMLYAVMALQGEINPRMIDIVHELTGAAMISRPSSVKDFDNPEATEDIARFYKSSNMSARERVALMPLAWDFIGTEFGNRHQQYEKFYGGASFIVKMNMFRAYDFKRARALVDRALSLPPVDGD; encoded by the coding sequence TTGTGCCGCGACCAGTGGTGGAAGACGCCGTCGCACACTTACGGCAATCACCAGGCGCAGGCGCGCTTCGCTACCAAGCTGCGGTTTCTGCTCGGCATGACCGAGAAAATGAACGAGGCCACCGGCAACGACGCCGCGCCGCCGGTGATGGTGCAGATGGGCGAACTCCCGGCGCTCGCCTCGATCGTCGAGGGGATGCATCTCGCTCAGGAGGCTCTGGCCACCTTCGACGACGAGGGCGTGTTGTGGCCGTCCAAGAGCATGCTCTATGCGGTGATGGCGCTGCAGGGCGAGATCAATCCCCGCATGATCGACATCGTGCACGAACTGACGGGTGCGGCGATGATCTCGCGGCCCTCCTCAGTGAAGGATTTCGACAACCCGGAAGCCACCGAGGATATCGCCCGGTTCTACAAATCGTCGAATATGAGCGCGCGCGAACGCGTCGCCCTGATGCCGCTGGCATGGGATTTCATCGGGACCGAATTCGGTAACCGCCACCAGCAGTACGAAAAGTTCTATGGCGGCGCTTCGTTTATCGTGAAGATGAACATGTTTCGCGCCTACGACTTCAAGCGGGCAAGGGCGCTCGTCGATCGCGCACTCAGCCTGCCACCGGTGGACGGCGATTAG
- a CDS encoding DNA-binding GntR family transcriptional regulator (product_source=COG1802; cath_funfam=1.10.10.10,1.20.120.530; cog=COG1802; pfam=PF00392,PF07729; smart=SM00345,SM00895; superfamily=46785,48008), giving the protein MAALDLRISPKTVQQQIVEKLRGAIIEGMFKPGDRLVEANLCEMLGVSRPSIREALRSLEAERLVSIIPNRGPQIPVLTRDHAAEIYKVRALLEGEAAFIAAKRATPDDLKLMRASLAAFGKAVRANDMQTEVSATSVFYSHILRICGNRIIEETLNGLLARINFLRAHSMSQPGRAKVSLQEMKAIYEAIAAKNGSAARSAAVKHVENAHLSANAAYESFSAEDSAA; this is encoded by the coding sequence ATGGCAGCACTTGATCTTCGGATTTCGCCCAAGACGGTGCAGCAGCAGATCGTCGAAAAGCTGCGAGGGGCTATTATTGAAGGCATGTTCAAGCCGGGCGACCGACTAGTCGAGGCTAACCTGTGCGAGATGCTGGGGGTCAGCCGCCCATCGATCCGCGAGGCACTGCGCAGCCTGGAAGCCGAGCGCCTCGTCTCAATCATTCCGAATCGCGGCCCGCAAATTCCGGTGCTGACCCGCGATCATGCGGCCGAGATCTACAAGGTGCGGGCCCTGCTGGAAGGCGAAGCTGCCTTCATCGCCGCCAAGCGCGCCACGCCGGACGACCTCAAGCTGATGCGCGCGTCGCTCGCCGCCTTCGGCAAGGCGGTTCGCGCGAACGATATGCAGACCGAAGTGTCAGCAACGTCGGTGTTTTACAGCCATATTCTTCGAATCTGTGGCAACCGCATTATCGAGGAAACGCTGAACGGCCTGCTGGCGCGCATCAATTTTTTGCGCGCGCATTCGATGTCGCAGCCAGGTCGGGCCAAGGTCAGCCTGCAGGAGATGAAGGCGATCTATGAGGCCATCGCAGCGAAGAACGGCAGCGCGGCGCGCAGCGCCGCTGTGAAGCATGTCGAGAACGCGCATCTATCGGCGAATGCGGCCTATGAGTCGTTTAGCGCGGAGGACAGCGCGGCCTGA
- a CDS encoding hypothetical protein (product_source=Hypo-rule applied; superfamily=54909) yields MSVKGQAVLFSEMIPSGAFVDRFHTWYDTHHIPVRVECEGFVSAQRYSRQGDGGFLAVYEMDDINVLSSDAYKVIKNNPSEETAWMLANVTGFTRYLGGETSVTPDNPAEADTLMDAPVLYAVLFNIPAEHHDDFNGWYDTDHIPLLMQCKDWLMVRRMRIADGVPGPYTHMALHYLKDAKALQSPEREAARNTPWRNRLAKNDWFRAGYSVFDRLGPRQIGESREHGST; encoded by the coding sequence ATGAGCGTCAAAGGCCAGGCGGTCCTGTTCTCGGAAATGATACCGAGCGGGGCGTTCGTCGATCGGTTTCACACCTGGTACGACACCCACCACATCCCGGTCCGCGTGGAATGCGAGGGGTTTGTCAGCGCGCAGCGCTATAGCCGCCAAGGCGACGGCGGCTTTCTGGCGGTGTACGAGATGGACGACATCAACGTCCTGTCCAGCGACGCCTACAAGGTGATCAAGAACAATCCGTCGGAAGAAACCGCATGGATGCTCGCTAATGTGACGGGGTTCACGCGCTATCTCGGCGGCGAGACCTCAGTCACACCGGACAACCCGGCCGAAGCGGATACGCTGATGGATGCGCCGGTGCTTTATGCGGTGCTGTTCAATATTCCGGCGGAGCACCATGACGACTTCAACGGCTGGTATGACACCGACCATATTCCGCTGTTGATGCAATGCAAAGATTGGTTGATGGTACGTCGGATGCGAATTGCAGATGGTGTCCCGGGCCCATATACCCATATGGCACTGCACTATCTGAAGGATGCAAAGGCCCTGCAATCGCCGGAACGGGAAGCGGCCAGAAATACGCCGTGGCGCAACCGCCTGGCGAAGAATGACTGGTTCAGGGCGGGCTACTCCGTTTTCGATCGCCTCGGACCGCGACAAATCGGAGAATCCAGGGAACATGGCAGCACTTGA
- a CDS encoding hypothetical protein (product_source=Hypo-rule applied; cath_funfam=3.30.1330.110; pfam=PF06684; superfamily=160519) has translation MNLNIRRTWSIVEDKNEHAGRKVAVPVRKVAVVAVLENPYASKTVEDLSPLIEASVGLGEMMGKMAMQALGSFEAQSYGKGGIVGLHGEIEHASALLTTAYANPLREIIGGGKAWISSMVKMSLPGGQIDIPMNHRNEIYVRSHYDGMTITMQDTPMPDELAIIFCMASAGRIGARVGGLTHEEVLKRDAKA, from the coding sequence ATGAATCTGAACATTCGCCGCACCTGGTCGATCGTCGAAGACAAGAACGAACATGCCGGACGCAAGGTGGCCGTGCCGGTTCGCAAGGTCGCCGTGGTCGCGGTGCTCGAGAATCCCTACGCCTCGAAGACGGTGGAGGACCTTAGCCCCCTAATCGAGGCCAGTGTGGGGCTGGGCGAGATGATGGGGAAAATGGCGATGCAGGCGCTCGGGTCGTTCGAGGCACAGAGCTACGGCAAGGGCGGTATCGTCGGCTTACATGGCGAGATCGAGCACGCCAGCGCGCTGCTGACCACGGCCTATGCCAATCCGCTGCGAGAAATTATCGGCGGTGGCAAGGCGTGGATTTCCTCCATGGTCAAGATGTCGTTGCCGGGCGGCCAGATCGACATTCCGATGAACCACAGGAACGAAATTTACGTGCGTTCGCATTACGATGGCATGACCATCACGATGCAGGACACCCCGATGCCCGACGAGTTGGCGATCATCTTCTGCATGGCCAGCGCCGGCCGAATCGGCGCCCGGGTTGGCGGCCTCACCCACGAGGAAGTGCTTAAGCGCGACGCAAAGGCTTGA
- a CDS encoding enamidase (product_source=KO:K15358; cath_funfam=2.30.40.10; ko=KO:K15358; pfam=PF01979; superfamily=51338,51556), translated as MKTAIVNLGSIVSGDLNTPMVAGDSIIMANGLIVSVGTASTAAVDACDVVIDAGGAIAMPGLIDSHVHITFGDYTPRQKVVGFLESYVHGGVTTSISASEVHVPGRPKDVVGVKALAVAAQRCFADYRPGGMRVHAGSLILEPGLVEQDFDDLVRDGVWMVKAGFGGFDTPYDYAPLIKMARARGMIAMVHTGGSSIPGSSGIWADHVLAMNPDVSYHVNGGPVAIPDQDFPRLVNESSIALQVCTAGNLRTTLLVADLLDKAGQNERLLIATDTPTGSGIMPLGMLYTISHLASLGGMAPERAIAAATGSNARVYRLNSGVIAAGRDADVVVIDACLGGSQPDALSALRNGDVPAVGAVVTAGIPRFVGRSRNTPETTRRVNVARSNVMQNFSGAAH; from the coding sequence ATGAAAACCGCCATCGTCAATCTCGGCTCGATCGTCAGCGGTGATCTGAACACGCCGATGGTGGCGGGCGACTCCATCATCATGGCCAACGGCCTGATCGTTTCCGTCGGCACGGCCTCCACCGCGGCGGTCGATGCATGCGACGTGGTGATCGACGCCGGCGGCGCGATCGCCATGCCCGGCCTGATCGATTCTCACGTCCACATCACATTTGGCGACTACACGCCGCGGCAGAAGGTGGTCGGCTTTCTCGAAAGCTACGTCCATGGTGGCGTGACCACGTCGATCAGCGCATCGGAAGTCCATGTGCCCGGCCGGCCGAAGGATGTGGTTGGCGTCAAGGCGCTGGCCGTCGCCGCACAGCGCTGTTTTGCCGACTATCGCCCCGGGGGCATGCGTGTTCATGCCGGCTCGCTTATCCTCGAGCCGGGTCTTGTGGAGCAAGATTTCGACGATCTGGTGCGCGACGGCGTCTGGATGGTGAAGGCCGGCTTTGGCGGCTTCGACACGCCCTACGATTACGCGCCGCTGATCAAGATGGCGCGCGCCCGCGGTATGATTGCCATGGTGCATACCGGCGGCTCGTCGATCCCCGGCTCTTCGGGGATCTGGGCCGACCACGTACTGGCGATGAACCCCGACGTCTCGTATCACGTCAACGGCGGTCCGGTGGCGATTCCGGACCAGGATTTTCCACGGTTGGTAAATGAATCCAGCATCGCGCTGCAGGTCTGCACCGCCGGCAATCTGCGGACGACACTTTTGGTTGCGGATCTTCTCGACAAGGCCGGCCAGAACGAACGACTGCTGATCGCCACGGATACCCCGACTGGAAGCGGCATCATGCCGCTCGGCATGCTCTACACGATCAGCCACCTCGCATCGCTCGGCGGGATGGCGCCCGAACGTGCAATCGCCGCCGCGACAGGCAGCAACGCGCGCGTCTATCGATTGAACAGCGGTGTCATTGCCGCCGGTCGCGATGCCGACGTCGTCGTGATCGATGCCTGTCTTGGCGGATCGCAGCCTGATGCGCTGTCGGCGTTGCGCAACGGCGACGTCCCTGCAGTGGGCGCGGTGGTAACGGCCGGCATTCCGCGGTTTGTCGGACGCAGCCGCAATACACCGGAGACGACTCGTCGCGTGAACGTGGCACGCAGCAATGTCATGCAGAATTTTTCCGGCGCCGCGCATTAG
- a CDS encoding hypothetical protein (product_source=Hypo-rule applied; superfamily=103473; transmembrane_helix_parts=Inside_1_4,TMhelix_5_27,Outside_28_73), producing the protein MRWAVAVILFLGVISAFFDRISIAVLFTNVTFQNDMGIGFDPTKLDLLMTSFVFASAIIGSGADDPADAQVLI; encoded by the coding sequence ATGCGCTGGGCGGTCGCCGTCATCCTGTTCCTGGGGGTGATATCGGCATTCTTTGATCGCATCAGCATCGCGGTTCTGTTTACCAACGTAACATTTCAGAATGACATGGGCATCGGTTTCGACCCGACCAAACTCGACTTGCTGATGACGTCGTTCGTGTTCGCCTCAGCCATCATCGGCTCCGGCGCGGATGATCCCGCTGATGCGCAAGTACTAATCTAG
- a CDS encoding tripartite-type tricarboxylate transporter receptor subunit TctC (product_source=COG3181; cath_funfam=3.40.190.10; cleavage_site_network=SignalP-noTM; cog=COG3181; pfam=PF03401; superfamily=53850), with amino-acid sequence MHSRRKVLGLAAGAATALLSSGVRAQTWPQKPVTVIVPFAAGGNTDGIGRMAAQRLSDAFGKSFVIENRPGAGGAIAAEMVKRAAPDGYTLFIAALPVMAVVPAMSKVRYDSQKDFAPISNIGTNPFALVVNKDIPVKTLKEFIEYVRTSKVQLAYGSAGVGSLNHLSMALFLKRAGIEMTHVPYKGNAPALSDVVAGHIPAMFSNLSDALSQVAGGNVRMLAISSEKHSALAADVPTVAESGYPNFNVLTWNGLMAPAGTPPDIIGRMAKELAAAVKDPKFAAQLVDYGVDPLGDTPAEYAATLAKDIPLWAEAVEIAGVKQQ; translated from the coding sequence ATGCACTCTCGACGCAAAGTACTCGGCCTCGCTGCCGGAGCCGCCACCGCTCTCCTCTCCTCGGGAGTGCGGGCGCAAACATGGCCCCAAAAGCCGGTGACGGTGATCGTGCCGTTCGCGGCCGGCGGCAACACGGATGGCATCGGGCGAATGGCGGCGCAGCGCCTGAGTGATGCATTCGGCAAGTCGTTCGTGATCGAAAATCGCCCCGGTGCCGGCGGCGCCATTGCCGCGGAGATGGTGAAACGGGCGGCGCCGGATGGCTATACGCTGTTCATCGCCGCGCTGCCGGTCATGGCGGTGGTGCCGGCGATGTCGAAGGTGCGTTACGATTCGCAAAAGGATTTTGCGCCGATCAGCAACATCGGGACCAATCCGTTTGCGCTGGTTGTCAACAAGGATATTCCCGTCAAGACGTTGAAGGAATTCATCGAATACGTCCGCACCAGCAAGGTTCAGCTGGCTTACGGCTCGGCCGGCGTCGGCAGCCTGAACCATCTCTCGATGGCGCTGTTTCTCAAGCGCGCGGGCATCGAGATGACGCACGTGCCGTACAAGGGCAACGCGCCAGCGCTTTCCGACGTGGTGGCAGGCCACATTCCGGCGATGTTCTCCAATCTGTCCGATGCGCTGTCGCAGGTCGCGGGCGGCAATGTCCGGATGCTGGCGATCAGTTCCGAAAAGCACTCGGCACTGGCGGCCGACGTGCCGACGGTTGCTGAATCCGGCTATCCGAATTTCAACGTGCTGACCTGGAACGGGTTGATGGCGCCGGCGGGAACGCCGCCGGACATTATCGGCCGGATGGCGAAGGAGCTCGCGGCGGCGGTGAAGGATCCCAAATTCGCCGCGCAGCTGGTGGACTACGGTGTCGATCCGCTCGGCGATACGCCGGCGGAATATGCGGCAACGCTGGCGAAGGACATCCCGCTGTGGGCCGAAGCCGTTGAAATTGCCGGCGTGAAACAGCAGTAG
- a CDS encoding 3-(3-hydroxy-phenyl)propionate hydroxylase (product_source=KO:K05712; cath_funfam=3.50.50.60; cog=COG0654; ko=KO:K05712; pfam=PF01494; superfamily=51905) — protein MSDQPILIAGGGPVGILLALALAQRNIPVRLFEAAEAVNDAPRASTLHPATLEMISALGLLDDVIAQGLIAPTFQFWDRPMRRIVAEFDHAILANDTKVPFVVQCEQHKIAKLGLERLKAFPQASVAFASPVETIADCGDHVEITVQTGTGMETVSGSYLVGADGGRSTVRKALDIDFEGYTFPERFLVLTTPFDFATEHGVAFRAYFSDPDEWANLFKVAGDDGKGRWRAVFPALPGQTDEEVLDEAATEARLQKFFPKAGRYDIFHRNIYRVHQRVAASFRKGRVFLAGDSAHVNNPIGGLGLNCGVHDAMQLAEQLATAVLGQRPESDLDRYDGIRRPMNIEYVQQQTIANKKRLEEKDPAAREANFDNLRRTAADPVAHRAFLMRTSLLESVRKNALLVDAS, from the coding sequence ATGAGCGATCAACCTATTCTGATTGCCGGCGGCGGTCCCGTCGGCATCCTCCTGGCGCTGGCCCTCGCGCAGCGCAATATTCCAGTGCGGCTGTTCGAAGCGGCGGAAGCCGTCAACGATGCGCCGCGCGCATCGACGTTGCATCCGGCGACGCTGGAAATGATAAGCGCGCTGGGCCTGCTCGACGACGTGATCGCGCAGGGACTGATCGCACCCACCTTCCAGTTTTGGGACCGGCCGATGCGCCGAATCGTGGCCGAGTTCGACCACGCGATCCTTGCCAACGACACCAAGGTCCCGTTCGTCGTGCAATGCGAGCAGCACAAGATCGCGAAGCTTGGGCTCGAACGGTTGAAGGCGTTTCCCCAGGCATCCGTGGCGTTCGCTTCGCCCGTCGAGACAATTGCGGACTGCGGTGATCATGTGGAAATCACGGTGCAAACCGGCACCGGCATGGAAACCGTGTCCGGCAGCTATCTGGTGGGCGCCGATGGTGGCCGATCGACGGTGCGCAAGGCACTCGACATCGACTTCGAGGGCTATACGTTTCCGGAGCGCTTTCTCGTGCTCACCACGCCGTTCGATTTTGCGACCGAACACGGCGTCGCGTTCCGCGCCTATTTCTCCGACCCGGACGAATGGGCCAATCTGTTCAAGGTTGCGGGCGACGATGGAAAGGGCCGCTGGCGCGCGGTGTTTCCGGCGCTCCCCGGGCAGACCGACGAAGAAGTGCTGGACGAAGCGGCCACCGAGGCGCGGCTGCAGAAATTCTTCCCCAAGGCGGGCCGATACGACATCTTCCACCGCAACATCTACCGGGTGCACCAGCGCGTCGCCGCGAGCTTTCGCAAGGGACGCGTGTTCCTTGCCGGCGACTCGGCGCACGTCAACAATCCGATTGGCGGCCTCGGCCTGAATTGCGGCGTGCACGACGCGATGCAATTGGCCGAACAACTCGCGACCGCGGTGCTCGGCCAGCGCCCGGAGAGCGATCTGGATCGTTACGATGGCATTCGGCGGCCGATGAATATCGAATATGTCCAGCAGCAGACCATCGCCAACAAGAAGCGGCTGGAAGAAAAGGACCCCGCTGCACGTGAGGCGAACTTCGATAATCTGCGGCGCACGGCCGCCGACCCGGTCGCGCATCGCGCTTTCCTGATGCGGACGTCGCTGCTGGAGAGCGTGCGCAAGAATGCGTTACTCGTCGACGCTTCCTGA
- a CDS encoding AraC-like DNA-binding protein (product_source=COG2207; cog=COG2207; superfamily=46689), which yields MFVAPDIDARLPRRCCTVSATPLLRELLFRAPSLPLFYEGGENWRLMGVLPDEIAAAEVEDLHLPMPADARLRTLVDVMMAAPSERGSLEGWAKRAGLSEQTLVRLISREAGMRFGRWPPICLDVRRGLFRTFSVR from the coding sequence GTGTTCGTTGCTCCTGACATCGATGCGCGCCTACCCCGCCGCTGCTGCACCGTCTCCGCGACGCCTTTGTTGCGCGAGTTGCTCTTCCGCGCCCCCAGCCTGCCGCTCTTCTACGAGGGCGGCGAGAATTGGCGGCTGATGGGGGTGCTGCCCGACGAGATCGCAGCCGCCGAGGTCGAAGACTTGCATCTACCGATGCCTGCCGACGCGCGGCTGCGCACGTTGGTCGACGTCATGATGGCCGCACCCTCGGAGCGCGGCTCGCTGGAGGGCTGGGCGAAGCGAGCCGGCCTGAGCGAGCAGACGCTTGTGCGGCTGATCAGCCGCGAGGCAGGGATGCGCTTCGGACGCTGGCCGCCCATATGCCTCGACGTTCGCCGAGGTCTTTTCCGTACATTTTCCGTACGATAA
- a CDS encoding hypothetical protein (product_source=Hypo-rule applied; superfamily=51556; transmembrane_helix_parts=Inside_1_25,TMhelix_26_48,Outside_49_111), translating to MTEPVAPDPNPEQTAAMVAKVRRMMLIAGLTTALGIGALLVVIGYRLFHAEGSVVTPTSTATLPKGAKILSTGTAGDRLAVTLDIAGMVEIRTFDARTLKPMGTLKFAQEP from the coding sequence ATGACTGAACCTGTTGCGCCCGATCCGAACCCTGAACAGACCGCAGCCATGGTGGCGAAGGTCCGGCGGATGATGCTGATTGCCGGCCTGACCACCGCTCTGGGCATCGGGGCGCTGCTCGTCGTGATCGGCTACCGCCTTTTCCACGCCGAGGGAAGCGTTGTCACGCCCACGAGCACCGCGACGCTGCCGAAGGGCGCCAAAATCCTCTCCACCGGCACCGCCGGCGACCGCCTGGCGGTGACGCTGGACATCGCCGGCATGGTCGAAATCCGCACTTTCGATGCCCGCACCCTGAAACCCATGGGGACGCTGAAATTCGCTCAGGAACCATAA
- a CDS encoding 23S rRNA pseudouridine1911/1915/1917 synthase (product_source=KO:K06180; cath_funfam=3.10.290.10,3.30.2350.10; cog=COG0564; ko=KO:K06180; pfam=PF00849; smart=SM00363; superfamily=55120,55174; tigrfam=TIGR00005) — protein MSETNDIRLDITVLGDEGSNRLDRVLAVRNPALSRSRLKALILAGQVTIARDAAGAHPVRDPAYHVVAGDTITIDVPPATAAEPEGEDIALDIVFEDDDIIVINKPKGLVVHPAAGHETGTLVNALIAHCGATLSGIGGVKRPGIVHRLDKDTTGLMVVAKNDQAHKSLSEQFADHGRTNEMRRGYMAFAWGVPNRQRGTVDAPIDRHPHAREKMAVREGGREAVTHWEVQQEFLDRHGKPVASLLACQLETGRTHQIRVHLAHINHPLMGDSVYGPHFKTKSNALGPESQKALADLGRQALHAYMLTLEHPRTGEILEWISDLPPDLACLRAALAATE, from the coding sequence GTGTCGGAAACCAACGATATCAGGCTGGATATCACGGTGCTGGGCGATGAAGGCTCGAACCGGCTCGACCGCGTGCTGGCCGTGCGCAACCCGGCGCTGTCGCGGTCGCGGCTGAAGGCGCTGATCCTCGCCGGACAGGTGACGATCGCCCGCGACGCGGCCGGCGCGCACCCCGTTCGCGACCCCGCTTATCATGTCGTTGCCGGCGATACGATCACAATCGACGTGCCGCCGGCCACCGCCGCCGAGCCGGAAGGCGAGGATATCGCGCTGGATATCGTGTTCGAGGACGACGACATCATCGTCATCAACAAGCCGAAAGGGCTTGTCGTGCATCCCGCCGCCGGCCACGAGACCGGCACGCTGGTCAATGCGCTGATCGCCCATTGCGGCGCAACGCTGTCGGGCATTGGCGGGGTGAAACGGCCGGGAATCGTGCACAGGTTGGACAAGGACACCACGGGGCTGATGGTGGTGGCGAAGAACGACCAGGCCCATAAATCCCTCAGCGAGCAGTTCGCCGACCACGGCCGCACCAACGAGATGCGCCGCGGCTATATGGCCTTTGCCTGGGGTGTGCCGAACCGCCAGCGCGGCACGGTGGACGCGCCGATCGACCGGCATCCGCATGCCCGCGAGAAGATGGCGGTGCGCGAAGGCGGCCGCGAGGCGGTGACCCATTGGGAAGTACAGCAGGAATTCCTCGACCGCCACGGCAAGCCGGTCGCGAGCCTGCTCGCCTGCCAGCTCGAGACCGGGCGCACGCACCAGATTCGCGTGCATTTGGCCCACATCAACCACCCGCTGATGGGCGACAGCGTCTACGGCCCGCATTTCAAGACCAAGTCCAATGCACTCGGTCCGGAGAGCCAGAAAGCTCTCGCCGATCTCGGCCGCCAGGCGCTGCACGCGTATATGCTGACCCTGGAACACCCCCGAACCGGTGAGATCCTGGAGTGGATTTCCGATCTGCCGCCGGATCTCGCTTGTTTGCGGGCCGCGCTGGCGGCGACGGAATGA
- a CDS encoding RNA polymerase sigma-32 factor (product_source=KO:K03089; cath_funfam=1.10.10.10,1.10.601.10; cog=COG0568; ko=KO:K03089; pfam=PF00140,PF04542,PF04545; smart=SM00257; superfamily=88659,88946; tigrfam=TIGR02392) — protein MARTATLPVLNGESGLSHYLSEIRKFPMLEPQQEYMFAKRWREHDDRDAAHHLVTSHLRLVAKIAMGYRGYGLPISEVVSEGNVGLMQAVKRFEPEKGFRLATYAMWWIKASIQEYILRSWSLVKMGTTANQKKLFFNLRKAKSKISALDEGDMRPDQVKLIAKRLGVTEQDVVDMNRRLGGDASLNAPIRDDGEAGEWQDWLVDHAPTQEAVLAEHEELDHRREALNGAINVLNPRERRIFEARRLADEPMTLEDLASEFGVSRERVRQIEVRAFEKVQTAVKGTIARQEQAALEAAH, from the coding sequence ATGGCCCGTACAGCTACACTCCCGGTTCTCAACGGAGAATCTGGGCTCTCGCACTACCTGTCCGAGATCCGCAAATTCCCGATGCTGGAACCCCAGCAGGAATACATGTTCGCCAAGCGCTGGCGCGAGCATGATGACCGCGACGCGGCCCATCATCTCGTCACCAGCCATCTGCGTCTCGTCGCCAAGATCGCCATGGGCTATCGCGGCTACGGGCTGCCGATCTCCGAAGTTGTCTCGGAAGGCAACGTCGGCCTGATGCAGGCGGTGAAGCGGTTCGAGCCCGAAAAGGGCTTCCGCTTGGCCACCTACGCCATGTGGTGGATCAAGGCTTCGATTCAAGAGTACATTCTGCGTTCGTGGTCGCTTGTGAAGATGGGCACCACCGCGAACCAGAAGAAGCTGTTCTTCAACCTGCGCAAGGCGAAGAGCAAGATTTCCGCACTGGACGAGGGCGATATGCGCCCCGACCAGGTCAAGCTGATCGCCAAGCGTCTCGGCGTCACCGAGCAGGACGTTGTCGACATGAACCGCCGTCTCGGCGGCGACGCGTCGCTCAACGCGCCGATCCGCGACGACGGCGAAGCCGGTGAATGGCAGGACTGGCTGGTCGATCACGCGCCGACGCAGGAAGCGGTGCTGGCCGAACACGAGGAGCTCGATCATCGCCGCGAGGCCTTGAACGGTGCGATCAACGTGCTCAACCCGCGCGAACGCCGCATCTTCGAGGCACGTCGCCTCGCCGATGAGCCGATGACGCTGGAAGATCTTGCCAGCGAGTTCGGCGTCTCCCGCGAACGCGTCCGCCAGATCGAGGTCCGTGCCTTCGAGAAGGTGCAGACCGCGGTCAAGGGCACCATCGCCCGGCAGGAGCAGGCCGCACTGGAAGCCGCGCACTAA
- a CDS encoding hypothetical protein (product_source=Hypo-rule applied; transmembrane_helix_parts=Inside_1_20,TMhelix_21_43,Outside_44_171): MPSERIPSDRTLATTIPVSPFHLRGIAFAVVSALTLLGATLLVAREVPSQPFLQKLGFDMESAGFKARFANDAAGQAALRKLPSHRFVVHTTPNGPRYLFADPVTCVCTFVGTRDNYLNYQDILRRPLPQPDYVSPDYKTQASALLADDPIASDAVDWEPDSLAAAFRDYY; the protein is encoded by the coding sequence ATGCCATCCGAAAGGATTCCGTCCGACAGGACTCTCGCCACGACGATTCCCGTCAGCCCGTTCCACCTGCGCGGCATTGCCTTCGCTGTGGTGTCGGCGCTGACGCTGCTTGGCGCGACGCTGCTGGTGGCGCGCGAGGTGCCGAGCCAGCCGTTCCTGCAGAAGCTCGGCTTCGATATGGAATCCGCCGGCTTCAAGGCGCGCTTCGCCAACGATGCGGCGGGGCAGGCGGCGCTGCGCAAACTGCCGTCGCATCGCTTCGTCGTGCACACCACGCCGAATGGCCCGCGCTATCTGTTTGCCGATCCCGTCACCTGTGTCTGCACCTTCGTCGGCACCCGCGACAATTACCTGAACTATCAGGACATCCTGCGCCGCCCGCTGCCGCAGCCGGATTACGTCTCGCCGGACTACAAAACCCAGGCCAGCGCGCTCCTGGCCGACGATCCCATCGCGTCGGATGCGGTGGACTGGGAGCCGGACAGCCTGGCAGCCGCGTTCCGGGATTATTACTGA